In one window of Helianthus annuus cultivar XRQ/B chromosome 17, HanXRQr2.0-SUNRISE, whole genome shotgun sequence DNA:
- the LOC110922527 gene encoding AP2-associated protein kinase 1 isoform X1, translating into MWRIKQFMPKEKSGLEGRMLDIGNLKIHVRHVIAEGGFSCVYLAQDALNGSKQYALKHMICNDEESLELVRKEISVMKSLQGHPNVVMLCAHSILDMGRTKEALLVMEYCDKSLVSVLENRGAGFFEEKQILIMFRDICNAVFAMHCQSPPIAHRDLKAENLLLGPDGLWKLCDFGSTSTNHKRFERPEEMGIEEDNIRKHTTPAYRSPEMWDLLLREVISEKVDIWALGCLLFRICYFKSAFDGESKLQVLNGNYRIPESPKYSSSMTDLIRDMLQSSPDSRPDITQVWFRVNGLLPDALQKSLPDRPPEMLQTDITEGLQKSANKSSPMPRRSPPPPPTAAESARTAPQTSGGSIGAFWATQHAKESAVVAEDFSKPTFDEEPSVPERRFSIHRTSPPKTETSHSRPSQKSVQGKSGPSKDFEMNFSSDDFNAFTTEFDVKKVSPRGSIGKEEQLEAEVERLREQLKQVNMEKGELSSKYEKLSAICRSQRQELHDLKQTLASTTPSPNKTASKTQTSPVIQSQSPSQQVHQKDETVWELQKGLFENTPPKSEQNSWQAFPEPPPVTTTNSKSVRTRNGHQNNKPPVEAAAPATSWGFEAESFTAVPTPGPQVKTHVNHSSQRFGDTKNKESKASAQPAGWAGF; encoded by the exons ATGTGGAGAATCAAGCAGTTCATGCCTAAGGAGAAATCCGGGCTTGAAGGTCGTATGCTCGACATCGGGAATCTGAAAATCCATGTTCGCCATGTCATAGCTGAGGGTGGTTTCTCTTGTGTTTACTTGGCTCAAGATGCTCTAAATGGTTCAAAGCAGTACGCACTGAAGCACATGATTTGTAACGATGAAGAATCTCTAGAACTAGTGAGGAAAGAAATATCTGTGATGAAGTCACTTCAAGGACACCCGAATGTTGTTATGCTATGCGCCCATTCTATCTTAGATATGGGGCGGACAAAGGAAGCACTCCTTGTAATGGAATACTGCGATAAATCGCTGGTTAGTGTGCTGGAGAACAGAGGTGCTGGCTTCTTTGAGGAAAAACAGATACTTATAATGTTCAGGGATATCTGTAATGCAGTTTTTGCTATGCACTGTCAGTCACCACCCATTGCTCACCG CGACTTGAAGGCAGAGAATCTTTTACTTGGACCTGATGGGTTATGGAAGTTATGTGATTTTGGTAGTACTTCAACGAATCATAAACGTTTTGAGAGGCCAGAAGAAATGGGCATTGAAGAAGACAATATAAGGAAGCACACAACACCTGCTTATAGATCCCCTGAG ATGTGGGACTTGCTCCTTAGAGAAGTTATAAGCGAGAAAGTTGATATATGG GCTCTAGGGTGTCTTCTATTTCGCATCTGCTATTTCAAGTCTGCATTTGATGGTGAATCGAAGCTACAAGTTTTGAACGGAAACTATCGAATTCCAGAATCGCCAAAGTATAGCTCATCGATGACGGATTTGATTAGGGACATGCTGCAATCTTCACCGGATTCCAGACCAGACATCACGCAG GTGTGGTTTCGAGTTAATGGTCTGTTACCTGATGCGTTACAGAAGTCGTTACCAGATAGGCCACCTGAAATGCTTCAAACCGACATTACTGAAG GTCTTCAAAAGTCTGCAAATAAATCTAGTCCGATGCCTCGTAGAagtccaccacctcctccaaccGCTGCTGAGTCGGCACGAACTGCACCTCAAACAAGTGGCGGGTCCATAGGCGCTTTCTGGGCAACTCAGCATGCTAAGGAATCTGCAGTTGTTGCCGAAGATTTTAGCAAACCTACATTCGATGAAGAGCCAAGTGTCCCTGAAAGGAGGTTTTCTATACACAGAACTAGTCCTCCTAAAACTGAAACTAGTCATTCCCGCCCCTCGCAAAAATCCGTCCAGGGCAAATCAGGCCCTTCAAAGGACTTTGAAATGAACTTTTCAAGTGACGATTTCAATGCTTTTACAACTGAGTTTGACGTTAAGAAAGTCAGCCCTAGAGGGAGTATTGGGAAGGAAGAGCAGTTAGAGGCTGAGGTGGAAAGATTGAGGGAACAACTGAAGCAGGTTAATATGGAGAAAGGTGAATTAAGTTCCAAATATGAAAAGTTATCTGCTATTTGTCGATCACAGAGACAAGAGCTTCATGATCTCAAGCAAACTCTGGCGTCTACAACTCCGTCACCTAATAAAACTGCCTCCAAAACACAGACGTCTCCTGTCATTCAAAGCCAGTCTCCGTCTCAACAG GTGCATCAGAAAGACGAAACAGTTTGGGAGCTGCAGAAGGGACTGTTTGAAAATACCCCTCCAAAGTCTGAACAAAACTCATGGCAGGCGTTTCCCGAGCCTCCACCTGTAACAACCACCAACTCTAAATCTGTTAGAACCAGAAACGGCCACCAGAACAACAAACCACCTGTTGAAGCGGCGGCACCAGCCACCAGTTGGGGTTTTGAAGCAGAAAGCTTTACAGCAGTACCTACTCCGGGTCCTCAGGTAAAGACGCATGTGAATCATTCTTCTCAGCGTTTTGGTGACACCAAAAACAAAGAAAGTAAGGCGAGTGCTCAACCTGCGGGATGGGCAGGTTTTTAA
- the LOC110922527 gene encoding AP2-associated protein kinase 1 isoform X2: protein MWRIKQFMPKEKSGLEGRMLDIGNLKIHVRHVIAEGGFSCVYLAQDALNGSKQYALKHMICNDEESLELVRKEISVMKSLQGHPNVVMLCAHSILDMGRTKEALLVMEYCDKSLVSVLENRGAGFFEEKQILIMFRDICNAVFAMHCQSPPIAHRDLKAENLLLGPDGLWKLCDFGSTSTNHKRFERPEEMGIEEDNIRKHTTPAYRSPEMWDLLLREVISEKVDIWALGCLLFRICYFKSAFDGESKLQVLNGNYRIPESPKYSSSMTDLIRDMLQSSPDSRPDITQVWFRVNGLLPDALQKSLPDRPPEMLQTDITEGLQKSANKSSPMPRRSPPPPPTAAESARTAPQTSGGSIGAFWATQHAKESAVVAEDFSKPTFDEEPSVPERRFSIHRTSPPKTETSHSRPSQKSVQGKSGPSKDFEMNFSSDDFNAFTTEFDVKKVSPRGSIGKEEQLEAEVERLREQLKQVNMEKGELSSKYEKLSAICRSQRQELHDLKQTLASTTPSPNKTASKTQTSPVIQSQSPSQQKDETVWELQKGLFENTPPKSEQNSWQAFPEPPPVTTTNSKSVRTRNGHQNNKPPVEAAAPATSWGFEAESFTAVPTPGPQVKTHVNHSSQRFGDTKNKESKASAQPAGWAGF from the exons ATGTGGAGAATCAAGCAGTTCATGCCTAAGGAGAAATCCGGGCTTGAAGGTCGTATGCTCGACATCGGGAATCTGAAAATCCATGTTCGCCATGTCATAGCTGAGGGTGGTTTCTCTTGTGTTTACTTGGCTCAAGATGCTCTAAATGGTTCAAAGCAGTACGCACTGAAGCACATGATTTGTAACGATGAAGAATCTCTAGAACTAGTGAGGAAAGAAATATCTGTGATGAAGTCACTTCAAGGACACCCGAATGTTGTTATGCTATGCGCCCATTCTATCTTAGATATGGGGCGGACAAAGGAAGCACTCCTTGTAATGGAATACTGCGATAAATCGCTGGTTAGTGTGCTGGAGAACAGAGGTGCTGGCTTCTTTGAGGAAAAACAGATACTTATAATGTTCAGGGATATCTGTAATGCAGTTTTTGCTATGCACTGTCAGTCACCACCCATTGCTCACCG CGACTTGAAGGCAGAGAATCTTTTACTTGGACCTGATGGGTTATGGAAGTTATGTGATTTTGGTAGTACTTCAACGAATCATAAACGTTTTGAGAGGCCAGAAGAAATGGGCATTGAAGAAGACAATATAAGGAAGCACACAACACCTGCTTATAGATCCCCTGAG ATGTGGGACTTGCTCCTTAGAGAAGTTATAAGCGAGAAAGTTGATATATGG GCTCTAGGGTGTCTTCTATTTCGCATCTGCTATTTCAAGTCTGCATTTGATGGTGAATCGAAGCTACAAGTTTTGAACGGAAACTATCGAATTCCAGAATCGCCAAAGTATAGCTCATCGATGACGGATTTGATTAGGGACATGCTGCAATCTTCACCGGATTCCAGACCAGACATCACGCAG GTGTGGTTTCGAGTTAATGGTCTGTTACCTGATGCGTTACAGAAGTCGTTACCAGATAGGCCACCTGAAATGCTTCAAACCGACATTACTGAAG GTCTTCAAAAGTCTGCAAATAAATCTAGTCCGATGCCTCGTAGAagtccaccacctcctccaaccGCTGCTGAGTCGGCACGAACTGCACCTCAAACAAGTGGCGGGTCCATAGGCGCTTTCTGGGCAACTCAGCATGCTAAGGAATCTGCAGTTGTTGCCGAAGATTTTAGCAAACCTACATTCGATGAAGAGCCAAGTGTCCCTGAAAGGAGGTTTTCTATACACAGAACTAGTCCTCCTAAAACTGAAACTAGTCATTCCCGCCCCTCGCAAAAATCCGTCCAGGGCAAATCAGGCCCTTCAAAGGACTTTGAAATGAACTTTTCAAGTGACGATTTCAATGCTTTTACAACTGAGTTTGACGTTAAGAAAGTCAGCCCTAGAGGGAGTATTGGGAAGGAAGAGCAGTTAGAGGCTGAGGTGGAAAGATTGAGGGAACAACTGAAGCAGGTTAATATGGAGAAAGGTGAATTAAGTTCCAAATATGAAAAGTTATCTGCTATTTGTCGATCACAGAGACAAGAGCTTCATGATCTCAAGCAAACTCTGGCGTCTACAACTCCGTCACCTAATAAAACTGCCTCCAAAACACAGACGTCTCCTGTCATTCAAAGCCAGTCTCCGTCTCAACAG AAAGACGAAACAGTTTGGGAGCTGCAGAAGGGACTGTTTGAAAATACCCCTCCAAAGTCTGAACAAAACTCATGGCAGGCGTTTCCCGAGCCTCCACCTGTAACAACCACCAACTCTAAATCTGTTAGAACCAGAAACGGCCACCAGAACAACAAACCACCTGTTGAAGCGGCGGCACCAGCCACCAGTTGGGGTTTTGAAGCAGAAAGCTTTACAGCAGTACCTACTCCGGGTCCTCAGGTAAAGACGCATGTGAATCATTCTTCTCAGCGTTTTGGTGACACCAAAAACAAAGAAAGTAAGGCGAGTGCTCAACCTGCGGGATGGGCAGGTTTTTAA
- the LOC110925950 gene encoding uncharacterized protein LOC110925950: MADNMNEDMIMDLDLNQEPVVDIPPPPPFGYGPLLTNLETTHGRIEDRIRQLEAVSARARQRQRWRQARNNPELSYMTVIGPGVGAGNINNDRIRVGDGDADGGDERGRNSKRDVSQLAKALEMDLDSKKSDNEQGGGDEDDDGSGGFFDCNICLEMARDPVLTCCGHLFCWCCFYQLSYVDSSAKECPVCKGEVTDSSITPIYGNGRNQPVLKLENGVKIPPRPQARRVESVRQQRVVRGISHIPVAEALRRIRIGIGSIGENNLQGVNSVLPSSETNPSLLHGSEAGGSRRHRSRQFSRVISESAASLSSISSALNNAERLVEDLETYISDSLLRRTDAQILPSNQEMDTLYGETVEIQPEPQHAEMSPSLPLSTSSQRSVATTVVQVDNLSTDSAVEIDLTISQSHPSPNTRRANVSRALSLLEGGTSRELRRRRVR, from the coding sequence ATGGCTGATAACATGAACGAGGATATGATTATGGATCTAGATTTGAACCAAGAGCCTGTAGTAGACataccaccacctccaccttttGGTTATGGACCTTTGTTAACCAATCTAGAGACCACACACGGTCGAATCGAAGACCGGATTCGGCAGCTTGAAGCGGTTAGCGCTAGGGCTCGACAACGCCAGCGCTGGCGACAGGCAAGGAATAATCCGGAGTTGAGTTACATGACTGTCATTGGACCAGGTGTTGGTGCAGGAAACATTAATAATGATAGAATTCGTGTCGGAGATGGTGATGCTGACGGTGGCGATGAGAGAGGGAGGAACAGTAAGAGAGATGTTAGCCAGCTGGCGAAAGCGTTGGAGATGGATTTGGATTCGAAGAAGAGTGATAATGAACAAGGTGGTGGTGATGAGGATGATGACGGTAGTGGTGGTTTCTTCGATTGTAATATTTGTTTGGAGATGGCTAGGGATCCGGTTTTGACATGCTGCGGTCACTTGTTTTGTTGGTGTTGTTTTTATCAGTTGTCGTATGTGGATTCGAGTGCGAAAGAATGTCCTGTTTGTAAGGGGGAAGTGACAGATTCGAGTATCACACCGATTTATGGGAATGGTAGGAATCAGCCTGTTTTGAAGTTGGAGAACGGTGTTAAGATACCTCCAAGACCGCAAGCCCGACGAGTGGAAAGTGTTAGGCAGCAAAGGGTTGTTAGAGGGATTTCGCATATTCCGGTAGCAGAAGCGCTTAGAAGGATTAGAATTGGAATCGGGTCGATTGGGGAAAACAATCTTCAAGGAGTTAACAGTGTGCTTCCCAGTTCGGAAACCAATCCATCATTGTTACATGGTTCAGAAGCTGGTGGCAGTCGCCGCCACCGCTCCCGCCAGTTCTCTAGGGTGATATCCGAAAGTGCTGCTTCGCTTTCTTCCATTTCGTCTGCATTGAACAATGCAGAACGGTTGGTTGAGGATCTTGAAACTTACATCAGTGACAGCCTTCTGAGGAGGACGGATGCACAGATTCTACCAAGTAATCAAGAAATGGATACTTTATACGGTGAAACGGTTGAAATTCAACCGGAACCTCAGCACGCGGAGATGAGTCCATCTTTACCGCTTTCTACTTCTTCGCAAAGATCTGTTGCGACTACCGTTGTACAAGTGGATAACTTATCAACCGATAGTGCTGTAGAGATTGATCTTACTATATCACAATCACACCCGTCTCCTAATACTAGAAGAGCTAACGTTTCACGCGCTTTGAGTTTATTAGAAGGTGGAACATCTCGCGAACTCAGGAGGAGACGTGTGAGGTGA
- the LOC110923161 gene encoding protein EMSY-LIKE 3, whose protein sequence is MDYEPYDSSGTDDDLPPSHQNRIPRGGHVAGNGRSAVMGAVQYPPRMYGETDMEAQIHLLEQEAYSSVLRAFKAQADAITWEKEGLITELRKELRLSNEEHRELLLKVNSDDVIRRIREWRQSSGLQPGMVNTGQAVHDPLPSPSVSGTRKKQKMNSSGPSQSFGVPPQHVPLPTSSSARRAPVTGSKAKNKKSMMGGASSVKTQHPTSSSTGRAQLGNRATSGALAIVPAETSSFSPLIGRKVRTRWPDDNNFYEATITDYNPVEGRHALVYDMYTANETWEWVNLAEISPEDIQWVEGEDPGIPHRGSGRPVGRDGGPGGGRGRGMTKGQTRKEFPPSQNGIGKKGVDEIQLLNTDTLIKEVERVFGSSHPDPLEIEKARKVLKEHEQALADAIARLADISDGESDGGRPMRGQPMDRE, encoded by the exons ATGGACTACGAACCTTATGATAGCAGCG GAACCGATGATGATCTTCCGCCGTCCCATCAAAACAGAATTCCAAGAGGTGGACATGTGGCAGGTAACGGAAGATCTGCAGTTATGGGTGCCGTACAATATCCTCCTCGTATGTATGGGGAAACTGATATGGAAGCCCAAATTCATCTCCTTGAACAAGAAGCATATAGTTCTGTCTTACGAGCCTTCAAAGCCCAAGCGGATGCAATTACTTGG GAAAAGGAAGGTTTAATAACCGAGCTCCGAAAAGAATTGAGACTGTCAAATGAAGAACACAGGGAGCTTTTGCTCAAAGTAAATTCAGACGATGTTATCCGAAGAATAAG GGAGTGGAGACAGTCGAGTGGGCTTCAACCTGGGATGGTCAACACGGGTCAAGCGGTCCACGATCCATTACCTAGCCCATCTGTCTCAGGAACCCGTAAGAAGCAGAAGATGAACTCATCAGGTCCTTCTCAATCCTTTGGTGTGCCACCTCAGCATGTACCTCTACCCACTTCTTCATCTGCTAGAAGAGCACCCGTGACCGGGAGTAAGGCGAAAAACAAGAAATCA ATGATGGGTGGAGCGTCTTCCGTAAAAACTCAGCATCCTACATCAAGCTCAACTGGGCGGGCCCAGCTTGGTAACCGTGCGACTTCTGGTGCTCTTGCAATCGTGCCTGCTGAAacatcatcattttcacctttaaTTGGGAGAAAAGTAAGAACCAGGTGGCCTGACGACAACAATTTCTACGAAGCTACAATAACAGATTACAATCCTGTTGAG GGTCGGCATGCTCTAGTTTATGATATGTATACCGCAAACGAGACGTGGGAGTGGGTCAATCTTGCAGAG ATATCTCCAGAAGATATACAATGGGTGGAAGGTGAGGACCCCGGGATTCCACATCGTGGATCGGGTCGACCCGTTGGACGTGATGGTGGTCCAGGTGGAGGAAGAGGTAGAGGGATGACCAAGGGTCAAACAAGAAAAGAGTTTCCACCGTCACAGAACGGCATAGGAAAGAAGGGTGTAGATGAAATTCAATTACTCAACACTGATACTCTAATAAAGGAG GTGGAGCGGGTATTTGGATCTAGTCATCCGGATCCTCTTGAGATAGAGAAAGCTAGGAAAGTCTTGAAG GAACATGAACAAGCACTTGCCGATGCCATTGCAAGGCTAGCAGATATCTCCGATGGTGAAAGTG ATGGAGGTCGGCCTATGCGTGGACAACCAATGGATCGAGAATGA
- the LOC110923160 gene encoding protein EMSY-LIKE 3, which translates to MDYGPYDSSGTDDDLPPSHQNRIPRGGHVAGNGRPAVMGAVQYPLRMYGETDMEAQIHLLEQEAYSSVLRAFKAQADAITWEKEGLITELRKELRLSNEEHRELLLKVNSDDVIQRIREWRRSSGLQPGMVNTSQAVHDPLPSPSVSGTRKKQKMNSSGPSQSFGVPPQHVPLPTSSSARRGPVTTTKGKNKKSMMGGASSIKPQHPPSGSTGRAQLGNRVISGVHANGAAETSSFSTLIGRKVRTRWPDDNNFYEATITDYNPNEGRHALVYDMYTTNETWEWVNLAEISPEDIQWVEVEAPGIPHKGGYGGSGHGMGRPVGRDSGPGGGRGRGMNKGQTRKDFPPSQNGVGKKALDDIQLLNTDTLIKEVERVFGSSHPDLLEIEKARKVLKEHEQALADAIARLADISDGESDEGGRSMRGKPMDRE; encoded by the exons ATGGACTACGGGCCGTATGATAGCAGCG GAACCGATGATGATCTTCCTCCATCCCATCAAAACCGAATTCCAAGAGGTGGGCATGTGGCAGGTAATGGAAGACCTGCAGTTATGGGTGCTGTACAATATCCTCTTCGGATGTACGGGGAGACTGATATGGAAGCACAAATTCACCTCCTTGAGCAAGAAGCATACAGTTCGGTTTTACGAGCCTTCAAAGCCCAAGCGGATGCAATTACTTGG GAAAAGGAAGGCTTGATAACCGAGCTCCGTAAAGAATTGAGATTGTCAAATGAAGAACACAGGGAGCTTTTGCTCAAAGTAAATTCAGACGATGTTATCCAAAGAATAAG ggaGTGGAGACGGTCGAGTGGGCTTCAACCTGGGATGGTCAACACGAGTCAAGCGGTTCATGATCCATTACCGAGTCCATCAGTGTCGGGAACCCGTAAGAAGCAGAAGATGAACTCATCAGGTCCTTCTCAATCCTTTGGTGTGCCACCTCAGCATGTACCTCTACCCACTTCTTCATCTGCTAGAAGAGGACCCGTGACAACGACTAAGGGGAAAAACAAGAAATCC ATGATGGGTGGTGCGTCTTCTATAAAACCTCAGCACCCTCCATCAGGCTCAACTGGGCGGGCCCAGCTCGGTAACCGTGTCATTTCCGGTGTACATGCAAACGGGGCTGCTGAAACATCGTCATTCTCCACATTGATCGGGCGAAAAGTGAGAACCAGGTGGCCCGATGACAACAACTTCTATGAAGCTACAATAACAGATTACAATCCTAACGAG GGCCGGCATGCTCTAGTATATGATATGTATACAACAAATGAGACATGGGAGTGGGTCAATCTTGCGGAG ATATCTCCAGAGGATATACAATGGGTGGAAGTGGAGGCTCCTGGGATTCCTCATAAAGGGGGCTATGGTGGATCGGGTCATGGAATGGGCCGGCCCGTTGGACGTGATAGTGGCCCAGGTGGAGGAAGAGGTAGAGGGATGAATAAGGGGCAAACGAGAAAGGATTTTCCACCGTCACAGAATGGCGTAGGAAAGAAGGCTTTAGATGATATTCAGTTACTTAACACCGACACATTAATAAAGGAG GTGGAGAGGGTGTTTGGATCTAGTCATCCGGATCTTCTTGAGATAGAGAAAGCTAGGAAAGTCTTGAAG GAACATGAACAAGCGCTTGCTGATGCCATTGCAAGACTAGCAGATATTTCGGATGGTGAAAGTG ATGAAGGTGGGCGATCTATGCGTGGAAAGCCAATGGATCGAGAATAA